Proteins encoded within one genomic window of Orcinus orca chromosome 21, mOrcOrc1.1, whole genome shotgun sequence:
- the CLN8 gene encoding protein CLN8 isoform X3, whose translation MGTVTQTAWQACGKDKVEDGRMRVPGPWPGAACGPRPSLYDVGSMSLTSSGPVGSIFDLDCTSGQVRWALVAAGCTFYLGVFVACHQLSSSLNATYRSLGAREQVFWNLAATRAVFGIQGTTAGLRALLLDPVLQADKVLGQQNWCWFHITTATGFFLFENLALHVSNVLFHTFDGFLAVHHLFAFLGFLGCVVNLQAGHYLPMITLLLEMSTPFTCISWMLLKASCPIAKEDSVDRVSYSVTGSICKP comes from the exons ATGGGAACTGTCACCCAGACCGCATGGCAGGCTTGTGGAAAGGACAAG GTGGAGGATGGGCGCATGAGGGTCCCGGGGCCGTGGCCTGGTGCAGCGTGTGGACCCCGGCCCAGCCTGTACGACGTCGGCAGCATGAGCCTCACGAGCAGCGGGCCGGTGGGCAGCATCTTTGACCTGGACTGCACCTCCGGGCAGGTCCGCTGGGCGCTGGTGGCCGCCGGCTGCACCTTCTACCTGGGCGTCTTCGTGGCCTGCCACCAGCTGTCATCCTCCCTGAACGCCACCTACCGCTCCCTGGGGGCCCGAGAGCAGGTCTTCTGGAACCTGGCAGCCACGCGTGCAGTCTTTGGCATCCAGGGCACCACGGCGGGGCTACGGGCGCTGCTGCTGGACCCCGTGCTCCAGGCCGACAAAGTGCTCGGCCAGCAGAACTGGTGCTGGTTCCACATCACCACGGCAACCGGATTCTTCCTCTTCGAGAACCTCGCGCTCCACGTGTCCAATGTGCTGTTCCACACATTCGACGGGTTCCTGGCCGTCCACCACCTCTTCGCCTTCCTCGGGTTTCTCGGCTGCGTGGTCAACCTCCAAGCGGGCCACTACCTGCCCATGATCACGCTGCTCCTGGAGATGAGCACGCCCTTCACCTGCATCTCCTGGATGCTCCTAAAG GCTTCCTGCCCCATCGCAAAAGAAGACTCGGTGGATCGTGTGTCTTACTCAGTAACTGGCAGTATTTGTAAGCCCTAG
- the CLN8 gene encoding protein CLN8 isoform X2 has product MRVPGPWPGAACGPRPSLYDVGSMSLTSSGPVGSIFDLDCTSGQVRWALVAAGCTFYLGVFVACHQLSSSLNATYRSLGAREQVFWNLAATRAVFGIQGTTAGLRALLLDPVLQADKVLGQQNWCWFHITTATGFFLFENLALHVSNVLFHTFDGFLAVHHLFAFLGFLGCVVNLQAGHYLPMITLLLEMSTPFTCISWMLLKAGCADSLLWRLNQWLMVHLFHCRMVLTYHMWWVCLGHWDGLARSLFPPHWALFVVGLGLLTVLINPYWTRKKTQQLLNPVDWNFAPGRPNGPAPPKKTR; this is encoded by the exons ATGAGGGTCCCGGGGCCGTGGCCTGGTGCAGCGTGTGGACCCCGGCCCAGCCTGTACGACGTCGGCAGCATGAGCCTCACGAGCAGCGGGCCGGTGGGCAGCATCTTTGACCTGGACTGCACCTCCGGGCAGGTCCGCTGGGCGCTGGTGGCCGCCGGCTGCACCTTCTACCTGGGCGTCTTCGTGGCCTGCCACCAGCTGTCATCCTCCCTGAACGCCACCTACCGCTCCCTGGGGGCCCGAGAGCAGGTCTTCTGGAACCTGGCAGCCACGCGTGCAGTCTTTGGCATCCAGGGCACCACGGCGGGGCTACGGGCGCTGCTGCTGGACCCCGTGCTCCAGGCCGACAAAGTGCTCGGCCAGCAGAACTGGTGCTGGTTCCACATCACCACGGCAACCGGATTCTTCCTCTTCGAGAACCTCGCGCTCCACGTGTCCAATGTGCTGTTCCACACATTCGACGGGTTCCTGGCCGTCCACCACCTCTTCGCCTTCCTCGGGTTTCTCGGCTGCGTGGTCAACCTCCAAGCGGGCCACTACCTGCCCATGATCACGCTGCTCCTGGAGATGAGCACGCCCTTCACCTGCATCTCCTGGATGCTCCTAAAG GCCGGCTGTGCGGACTCGCTGCTCTGGAGGCTGAACCAGTGGCTGATGGTCCACCTGTTCCACTGCCGCATGGTCCTCACCTACCACATGTGGTGGGTGTGCCTGGGCCACTGGGACGGCCTGGCCCGCAGCCTCTTCCCGCCGCACTGGGCGCTCTTCGTGGTCGGGCTGGGCCTCCTCACGGTCCTCATCAACCCCTACTGGACCCGCAAGAAGACGCAGCAGCTGCTCAACCCTGTGGACTGGAACTTCGCGCCCGGCCGCCCCAACGGGCCGGCGCCGCCCAAGAAGACGAGGTAG
- the CLN8 gene encoding protein CLN8 isoform X1, with the protein MGTVTQTAWQACGKDKVEDGRMRVPGPWPGAACGPRPSLYDVGSMSLTSSGPVGSIFDLDCTSGQVRWALVAAGCTFYLGVFVACHQLSSSLNATYRSLGAREQVFWNLAATRAVFGIQGTTAGLRALLLDPVLQADKVLGQQNWCWFHITTATGFFLFENLALHVSNVLFHTFDGFLAVHHLFAFLGFLGCVVNLQAGHYLPMITLLLEMSTPFTCISWMLLKAGCADSLLWRLNQWLMVHLFHCRMVLTYHMWWVCLGHWDGLARSLFPPHWALFVVGLGLLTVLINPYWTRKKTQQLLNPVDWNFAPGRPNGPAPPKKTR; encoded by the exons ATGGGAACTGTCACCCAGACCGCATGGCAGGCTTGTGGAAAGGACAAG GTGGAGGATGGGCGCATGAGGGTCCCGGGGCCGTGGCCTGGTGCAGCGTGTGGACCCCGGCCCAGCCTGTACGACGTCGGCAGCATGAGCCTCACGAGCAGCGGGCCGGTGGGCAGCATCTTTGACCTGGACTGCACCTCCGGGCAGGTCCGCTGGGCGCTGGTGGCCGCCGGCTGCACCTTCTACCTGGGCGTCTTCGTGGCCTGCCACCAGCTGTCATCCTCCCTGAACGCCACCTACCGCTCCCTGGGGGCCCGAGAGCAGGTCTTCTGGAACCTGGCAGCCACGCGTGCAGTCTTTGGCATCCAGGGCACCACGGCGGGGCTACGGGCGCTGCTGCTGGACCCCGTGCTCCAGGCCGACAAAGTGCTCGGCCAGCAGAACTGGTGCTGGTTCCACATCACCACGGCAACCGGATTCTTCCTCTTCGAGAACCTCGCGCTCCACGTGTCCAATGTGCTGTTCCACACATTCGACGGGTTCCTGGCCGTCCACCACCTCTTCGCCTTCCTCGGGTTTCTCGGCTGCGTGGTCAACCTCCAAGCGGGCCACTACCTGCCCATGATCACGCTGCTCCTGGAGATGAGCACGCCCTTCACCTGCATCTCCTGGATGCTCCTAAAG GCCGGCTGTGCGGACTCGCTGCTCTGGAGGCTGAACCAGTGGCTGATGGTCCACCTGTTCCACTGCCGCATGGTCCTCACCTACCACATGTGGTGGGTGTGCCTGGGCCACTGGGACGGCCTGGCCCGCAGCCTCTTCCCGCCGCACTGGGCGCTCTTCGTGGTCGGGCTGGGCCTCCTCACGGTCCTCATCAACCCCTACTGGACCCGCAAGAAGACGCAGCAGCTGCTCAACCCTGTGGACTGGAACTTCGCGCCCGGCCGCCCCAACGGGCCGGCGCCGCCCAAGAAGACGAGGTAG